The Verrucomicrobiaceae bacterium DNA window ATGCGTGCGGACACGACGGGTGAAAACCAAGTCTGGTTCCTCGGCACGCTGCCCGGCTCTGGAGTATCCACTCTAGCACGCGATGGCGTGGTGATGTTTGCGATGCTGCACCGGGCGCTCAATGATGGCTCGCGGGGGCTTGGGAAAGCGCAGCAGCGTGAAGCGGGTGTGAATGCGCTCGGCGCTGGCGAGTGGAAAAGACGCGGTGAGGCTGTTTTGAGCACCGAACTGCCTCTGCGGGCTGGAATCGCCGAAAGTGGCGAAAAGCTCGTGGCGCTGAATCGCCCGCTCCGTGAGGATTTGCCCGATTTTCTCGGCAAAACGGCTCTCAGTGAGCTTTTTGCCGGTTTGGATCACCAAATCATCGAAGACCGCGTGGAGGACGAAAAGAGCCTGGCGAGTGAGGTTTGGCGGACGTTCCTGTTTTTGATGGCGATTGCGCTGCTGGGCGAAGCACTGCTGTGCATGCCGCCGAAACGCGAGGTGACAGCTCGCACGGTTTAGCCGAAAAGTGGCGATTGGAGGCCCCAATCACACGCCACCGAAGCGGCGCTCGCGGTTGTTGTAGATGCGGATGGCATCCATGAGGGCTTCTTTATCGAAATCGGGCCAGAGTTTTTCCGTGATGACGAATTCCGTGTAACTGAGCTGCCAGAGGAGGAAGTTCGAGAGGCGCATCTCACCGCTGGTGCGGATCATGAGATCGGGGTCAGGGTAATAGCGGGTGTAGAGATGCTTGGAAAAGACCTCGGTGTCGATCATGGCCTTATCGAGGTGGCCTTTCTCCACGGACTCTATGAGGCTCTTCACGCCATCGACGATCTCTTCCCGGCCGCCGTAGCTGAGGGCGAGGATGAGCGTGAGGCCGGTATTCTGCGCTGTGGCAGAGATGCAGCGGTGCAGCTCATCCTGGCAAAACTGCGGCAGCGCATGCAGGCGACCGATGGCCTGGAGGCGGATGTTTTGCTCCAGCATGACGGGCAGCTCGGTGCTCAAAAAAAGCACCAAGAGCTTCATGAGGGCATCCACTTCACGTTTTGGGCGCTTCCAGTTCTCTGAGGAAAAGGCGTAGAGGGTGAGGAACTCCACGCCGAGCTCGCCGCAGGCCTCTGTGACCTTGCGCACGACCTGGGCACCGACGCGGTGGCCCTCCGTGCGTGGGAGGTCGCGTTTTTTTGCCCAGCGACCATTGCCATCCATGATCATGGCGATGTGGCGGGGGATTTTGAGTTCTTCGGCGTGCGTACGGCTCATGTGAAGGGGTGAAAAATAGCGTGGGCGCAGGAATTAGCCAGTTTCGACTCGCACGAAGACTCGTTCATGGGTTATGTTTGGCACATCAACAGCCATGAGCCAGGGAATCGTCGCCAGTGTCCAATGTCCTGCCTGCGGGCAGGCCTTTCTTTGCCAGCAGCAAAACGCCGCTGGTATGGTGAGCTGTCCACACTGTGCCCGGCATGCTCCGCGCTCCGCCTTCATCACCCACGGCCATGTCGCGGCGGTGAGCCAGGAGCGCCGCCGTGTGTCCGCTGCGCCTGAGGAGCAGCCCATGGTGGCCCCTTCGCCCGAGGCGGCAGAGTGGGCGCGGCAGCAGTTCGCCCCAGCGGCCCCCGAGTTCACACCCCAGCCACAGTCTCCTTCCGCACCACAAAAGTCCGCCTCGCAGTCGCAGATGCAGTGGCACTCATTGCCTGACCGTCCAGTGGATCAGGGTGTGGTGCCTGGGACAGTGCAGGAGGTGGACGAGGATTTCGTGCCGGAGCACTTGAAGCCTTCGCCTTGGCCATGGGTAGCGGCCTTTGCCATTCTCACGACGCTGATGGGCGGTGGCCTGTGGGTATGGATGGAGCACCGAGCGGAGCAGGGAGGCAGCGAGACGCGCTGGCCCTAGTGTCCCCACATTAAAAGAGCCACTGCCCGAGGTGCCTAGAAAGCCGCCCACGACCATTCCAGAGATCGCCCTGGAAAAACTGCGGACATCACCGCCGGATACCGTGGCTCTCGGGGCAGAGTTCCGTTACCTCATTCCAGAGCTTTTTAATGCCAAGACGCCTGAGGCGCGGCAGGCTTGTGTGCATGAGGGAGCAAAGTATGCCGAGCAGATCGAGGCCATGTTCGGTCCGCAGAATGCGGTGCGCCCGATCCTCAAGGCTCTGATGCCACTGCGTGGACTCGCGGTGCGCATCCCTGATGCGGAGATCACCGTGTTCTACCGGGTGACTACAGCGACGAACAGCG harbors:
- a CDS encoding isoprenyl transferase — translated: MSRTHAEELKIPRHIAMIMDGNGRWAKKRDLPRTEGHRVGAQVVRKVTEACGELGVEFLTLYAFSSENWKRPKREVDALMKLLVLFLSTELPVMLEQNIRLQAIGRLHALPQFCQDELHRCISATAQNTGLTLILALSYGGREEIVDGVKSLIESVEKGHLDKAMIDTEVFSKHLYTRYYPDPDLMIRTSGEMRLSNFLLWQLSYTEFVITEKLWPDFDKEALMDAIRIYNNRERRFGGV